One window from the genome of Lutra lutra chromosome X, mLutLut1.2, whole genome shotgun sequence encodes:
- the IL13RA2 gene encoding interleukin-13 receptor subunit alpha-2 isoform X1: protein MAFVHLDVRHFCTLLICTTFVSVPSNAEIKVNPPEDFEIVDPGYLGYLSLQWQRPLFLDNFKDCPIEYELKYRNIGSKYWKTIITKNLHYKDGFDLNKGVEAKIHTLVPAQCTNGLEVRSSWSEATYWTSPRGNEDTKVREMDCVYYNWQHLLCSWKPGVSAHLVTNYQLFYWFEGLKHAIQCPNYIKANGKNTGCRFPHLESSDYKDFYICVNGSSESHPIQPSYFIFQLQNIVKPLPPEYLSLTVENSEEVNLRWSMPKGPIPAKCFIYEIEFTEDDTTWVVRTLHLFGKNTTTVENEIQITRTSNESKKLCFLVRSKINMYCSDDGLWSEWSDEQCWKGDKWKETVVFFLIPFAFISLFVLVITCLLLYNQRALLKTIFHAKKEVFSHQETFF from the exons ATGGCTTTCGTTCATTTGGATGTGAGACACTTCTGTACCCTGCTTATTTGCACAACGTTTGTCTCTGTGCCTTCAAATGCTGAGATAAAAG ttaatcCTCCTGAGGATTTTGAGATAGTGGACCCTGGATATTTAGGTTATCTGTCTTTGCAATGGCAACGTCCACTGTTTCTGGATAATTTTAAAGACTGCCCAATAGAATATGAATTAAAATACCGAAACATTGGTAGCAAATATTGGAAG ACCATCATTACCAAGAATCTACATTACAAAGATGGGTTTGATCTTAACAAAGGTGTTGAAGCAAAGATACACACACTTGTGCCAGCACAATGCACAAATGGATTGGAAGTTCGAAGTTCATGGTCAGAAGCTACTTACTGGACATCACCAAGAG gaaaCGAGGATACCAAAGTTCGGGAAATGGACTGTGTATATTACAACTGGCAGCATTTACTCTGTTCTTGGAAACCTGGCGTGAGTGCCCATTTGGTTACCAATTACCAATTGTTTTACTg GTTTGAGGGCTTGAAGCATGCAATACAGTGCCCCAATTACATCAAGGCTAATGGAAAAAATACAGGTTGCAGGTTTCCCCATTTGGAGTCATCAGACTATAAAGATTTCTATATCTGTGTTAATGGATCATCAGAATCCCATCCTATCCAAcccagctattttatttttcagcttcaaAATATAG TTAAACCTTTGCCACCAGAGTACCTTAGTCTTACTGTGGAGAATTCAGAGGAAGTTAACCTGAGATGGAGCATGCCTAAAGGACCCATTCCagccaaatgttttatttatgaaattgaaTTCACCGAAGATGACACTACCTGGGTGGTACGAACATTGCATTTGTTTGGAAAAAAC ACTACCACAGTTGAAAATGAGATACAAATCACAAGAACatcaaatgaaagtaaaaaattatgctttttggtaagaagtaaaataaatatgtattgctCAGATGATGGACTCTGGAGTGAGTGGAGTGATGAACAATGTTGGAAAG GTGACAAATGGAAGGAAACCGTAGTATTTTTCTTGATACCATTTGCTTTTATCTCACTGTTTGTTTTGGTAATAACTTGTCTGCTTTTGTATAATCAAAGGGCTTTACTGAAAACG atctTTCAtgcaaaaaaagaagtcttttctCATCAGGAGACATTTTTTTGA
- the IL13RA2 gene encoding interleukin-13 receptor subunit alpha-2 isoform X2, whose product MAFVHLDVRHFCTLLICTTFVSVPSNAEIKVNPPEDFEIVDPGYLGYLSLQWQRPLFLDNFKDCPIEYELKYRNIGSKYWKTIITKNLHYKDGFDLNKGVEAKIHTLVPAQCTNGLEVRSSWSEATYWTSPRGNEDTKVREMDCVYYNWQHLLCSWKPGVSAHLVTNYQLFYWFEGLKHAIQCPNYIKANGKNTGCRFPHLESSDYKDFYICVNGSSESHPIQPSYFIFQLQNIVKPLPPEYLSLTVENSEEVNLRWSMPKGPIPAKCFIYEIEFTEDDTTWVTTTVENEIQITRTSNESKKLCFLVRSKINMYCSDDGLWSEWSDEQCWKGDKWKETVVFFLIPFAFISLFVLVITCLLLYNQRALLKTIFHAKKEVFSHQETFF is encoded by the exons ATGGCTTTCGTTCATTTGGATGTGAGACACTTCTGTACCCTGCTTATTTGCACAACGTTTGTCTCTGTGCCTTCAAATGCTGAGATAAAAG ttaatcCTCCTGAGGATTTTGAGATAGTGGACCCTGGATATTTAGGTTATCTGTCTTTGCAATGGCAACGTCCACTGTTTCTGGATAATTTTAAAGACTGCCCAATAGAATATGAATTAAAATACCGAAACATTGGTAGCAAATATTGGAAG ACCATCATTACCAAGAATCTACATTACAAAGATGGGTTTGATCTTAACAAAGGTGTTGAAGCAAAGATACACACACTTGTGCCAGCACAATGCACAAATGGATTGGAAGTTCGAAGTTCATGGTCAGAAGCTACTTACTGGACATCACCAAGAG gaaaCGAGGATACCAAAGTTCGGGAAATGGACTGTGTATATTACAACTGGCAGCATTTACTCTGTTCTTGGAAACCTGGCGTGAGTGCCCATTTGGTTACCAATTACCAATTGTTTTACTg GTTTGAGGGCTTGAAGCATGCAATACAGTGCCCCAATTACATCAAGGCTAATGGAAAAAATACAGGTTGCAGGTTTCCCCATTTGGAGTCATCAGACTATAAAGATTTCTATATCTGTGTTAATGGATCATCAGAATCCCATCCTATCCAAcccagctattttatttttcagcttcaaAATATAG TTAAACCTTTGCCACCAGAGTACCTTAGTCTTACTGTGGAGAATTCAGAGGAAGTTAACCTGAGATGGAGCATGCCTAAAGGACCCATTCCagccaaatgttttatttatgaaattgaaTTCACCGAAGATGACACTACCTGGGTG ACTACCACAGTTGAAAATGAGATACAAATCACAAGAACatcaaatgaaagtaaaaaattatgctttttggtaagaagtaaaataaatatgtattgctCAGATGATGGACTCTGGAGTGAGTGGAGTGATGAACAATGTTGGAAAG GTGACAAATGGAAGGAAACCGTAGTATTTTTCTTGATACCATTTGCTTTTATCTCACTGTTTGTTTTGGTAATAACTTGTCTGCTTTTGTATAATCAAAGGGCTTTACTGAAAACG atctTTCAtgcaaaaaaagaagtcttttctCATCAGGAGACATTTTTTTGA